The genomic segment AAACTGTTGATCAATTCACTTCACACCATCGAGCTCATCACGTGTCCTGTTAATCAATGttactaaatataaaatcacttttgcttttgtttcattttaacactgaaaatatttttttgctaTGGAagttttttttgcagatgaGAAATTGTGCAAAAAACTTTCAAACCAGATTTATTAATAAAAGTAAAGAATGTGTAGCGAAATTCAGActgaagaaaataatatttaccTACACAAGCATTTttaaaacgtaaaaaaaaaaatgtaaactcatATTTTGGCGTTTGATTAAATTAAGTACACGCAGCCAACACGCGGCAAAGATCTGGTTGTTAAATGTGAATTGTGTAAAAACGCTTCTGTGTGAAAGTTAATTAAACTTTATCCAACTTTCTGGTTTGATAAACGTTTATCAGAAGAAGCAGTAAAGGCTTAAAACTGTTTATATAAAATCTTTGCGTAAATTTGGCACAATTACGCGTCATGCAACGAGTTGTGCGGACTATAAATTCACTTAAGCTTCATTATGATTCAATTCTTGCACCTTTGCAGTATTTTTCTCTGATGCCTTTTCTTCATGTATCGTCTCATCATCTGtcctgttttattctctgagcagaaacatcaacaacacaacaacaaaacatctaCACACTTGTTCTTTAGGGGGAGACGTGTTTCTTGGGGTCACGGTGTCAACATGTGGTTTATACAGTACCGGAGGTGGAGACATCAAAAAGCAGAAATACCACAAACAGCAAACACCTACagtcacatgtgtgtgtccacgtcacaccaggagaacatcagatcagcaacaacagaaacacaataatacaacaaaaaacaaaaggtgtCCGCCGTTCACCTCGTTTATGCGTCGTCCTTTAGTTCTGTCCGTTCATCCACGCATCCATGTATGTGCACAGCGGTGCGTTCAGGTTCAGTCAGTCAGTggttttttaatctgatttgAATCCAGAGTCTGTGGAGAGGtttgagggatggagggatggagggagggatggagggatggagggacggagggtCACTGGTTGAGCTCCAGGGCCCAGACCTGCTGCGGCCAGCCGGTGCGGCCCTTCACCTTCTTCTCGGCTCCTAAAGAGTCCTGCAGGCCGTCGGTCTGCGGGAGGAGGGGAaccagaaccacacacacacacacacacacacgatcaaaTACCTCAGTTTGCACAATCCTGCGAACAATAGTGAGAATCAGTGGACCTCAGTCATATCCATACATGATAAATATCACATGTTTACTCTGAGTCTGATTAAATCCTGCAGGAAAATACACTGACACTGTTCTGTGTGTAACCGAAATTAAACACTACACTTAACTTACCAAATATGTAACACAATAAAGCTCCTTTTATATCAATATAGGCTGATAtttaagtaataataattaataatttacgTTATGATTCGACATGTGgcactaaatctatttttatttaactaaaactaaatattataccgtctttaaaataaacatatagGAAAACGTTACATTAACCTAACAACCGTGCGTTGtagtaaacacacatttatccaCCTGCGTTGTTTGTACACTTATTTTACTATAATGTGAAGtatgttatgtttgtgttgtacagttcatttaatataatgtaatgtatgtgctgtgtgtgtttgtggaggtgCAGCTGAGGCTGGATGTTGTCACGCTGCTGAGCAGCTGGAAATACTTTGTGCATGAGCTGTTTTACTGCTGCGTTACAGTTACAACATGTGACCGAGTGATCTCATCTGTGCAGGAAGATTCAAACTATTGATCAAAACACGGATTTTTCTGTGGAGATAATTTCAGCAGAAATATGAGCCTCGATAATAAGAGACACGCAGGTTTCATAATTACAGTGGAGGGTAAATTACAAAAGCACCATAATAGAAGAAACTTGATATAGACtatgttttatataaagtagTAAAAAACAGTCAGGATTAagctaaaaatgtaatataatcatATTTAGTTTTGTACAATTCAAATTGCTTCTATTTTAGAAATAAACACCCAGGTTGGCcctgataataaaaacaagaaatgatGCTTTAAATTTAgtctaaatcaaaaatatactTGGCTCCTAATAAAGGACAATACATATGTTAAGTCCTCAACCGTCCACATTAAATTCAAAGGCAGAATCTATAATTACAGGAGCGTATTGTGGCTGCAGTGATTTTCCCTCGGAGGCTCGTGGACTCACCAGCTCTCGTTTCCTCTTCAGATCCCGGGTTTCAAATTTCTTAATCTCGGCCTTAAAGCCCTCCGTCTCCCCGGAGTCTTTGGCCAGGACGTCCATCAGGTAGGCGATGTAACTGGTCGCCAGGCGTAAAGTTTTGATTTTTGACAGTTTCGTGTCCGCCGGCACGTTGGGGATACACTCCCGCAGCTCGGCGAAGGCTGTGTTGATGCTCTCCGTCCTCCGGCGCTCCTTCTTCGGCCCCGAcgctctcctcttccccatGCCCGCCTGGAGCCCCTCCAGCCGCGCGTCGTGCGTCGCTCCGGGCGCCCCGAGCTCCGCGGCCGGGTAGGGCGCCTGGATCTGGAAGTCCTGGGGCACCTCGCCGTGGTTCACCACCCAGCTCTGGAAGTACGGCGCGTCCTGGTGGCACCGCTGGACGAAGGGGAAGGGTTCGTGCATCAGGtggtggtgatgctggtagCCCCCGATGAGGTTCATGAtgagctggagaggaaacaaCAACGATACCGAgggtctgtctctgctgctgcggcCCCAAAACGGTCAGTGCTCGGGGATCTGCAGCCAACGGGACTCCTCCAACATTTATCTCCTCGGATTCATGAAGAAGTCGAACAAAGCGCCAACACAGACGTTTGCATCGTCGTCATTCTGGAAGCGACTTTCACCCGAGGCCGGGAAAAAAGTTTGATAATTCCTGAGAACCGAGATCTCGGCGATGTGTCTGAGCTCCAGTTGCGTCTCGACCGTGTCCCGGAGAGGCTGCTCTGATTCGCACAAGAAATTTGACCCCGGCGAAGGTGTGAGGCCCCCAGGTTTATATGATTTGGATGTCAGCGTGGAGAGGAGGCAGCCAATGGAGGAGAGCGCCCGGAATGGGAGGAGAGTCTGGAGAGCTTTGTAATAACATGCGCCATTGTGCCATAATCTCGaggcactgc from the Platichthys flesus chromosome 15, fPlaFle2.1, whole genome shotgun sequence genome contains:
- the LOC133970081 gene encoding heart- and neural crest derivatives-expressed protein 1-like; this translates as MNLIGGYQHHHHLMHEPFPFVQRCHQDAPYFQSWVVNHGEVPQDFQIQAPYPAAELGAPGATHDARLEGLQAGMGKRRASGPKKERRRTESINTAFAELRECIPNVPADTKLSKIKTLRLATSYIAYLMDVLAKDSGETEGFKAEIKKFETRDLKRKRELTDGLQDSLGAEKKVKGRTGWPQQVWALELNQ